From the genome of Medicago truncatula cultivar Jemalong A17 chromosome 2, MtrunA17r5.0-ANR, whole genome shotgun sequence:
agaaaattaatgtTGGTGAAGAACTTTCAGAGTGGAGAGAGCACATAATTAAATGCagtttttattggttttgtTGGCTAATTAAgacaaagaaaaaccaaaacacGAGAGCTAATGCCTAATGGGTTGTTGTATAGTTATTGAAATCCAAAGCCCATTAAATTGTTGTTGTATTATAGTTATTGAAATCCAAAGCCTTTCTTGACTATTCTAGTACTTGGCTACCCCTGCCTTTTctgattttggattttatagAAAGAATCTACCTAGAAAATGCACTTTGATCTAAATATGCATCACAATATTGACTCTTATGTTTTCTTTATAACAAAGATGAGGTTTCGTCCCCTTTTACCAACCGGATTTAGGAGAGGGTAGACTTCACAACATGGTGAATCATAGTTCAAATCTTGATTGAAAGAAGTGCTCACATTTGGTGTCAGATAGTGTTTGAATATGATTAGACgaacctataaaaataaaaatgtcatatTGTCttcctatgaagcacggatacgtcAAAATAGCTACCCTATTGTATTCAATACGCCCCGATATGCCGATACTCCGTCGATACGTTTGATTGAGAAAGTGACTAACAATTTAAAGTTGATTGAGAGCTAAGTTaaatctaactaaaaattgtatAAGTCAGAATTTGATTCTTTATTTGTAAATCCCCCAACTCTGATATGACTATCATGTTAGTCTATATGGACGAGGTTGACGTAGTTGAGAAGTGAGAACATGTCCGGAATTAATGTAATCTATAAGGAGTCTTCTAGATTagaaatttattgaaaataaatcattttagcTATTTTCTGAATGAAGTAGTTGTATAAAAGGATGATGGTATGACATTATATGCATTTGAATAACTAAGAGGATGGTATTATTTTGGACTTACCATTCTTCTCAATTCATTCATCTACAAAAATTAACTCAGCTTCATTCACACCAAAGGAAAACGCTTCAATAAAAGGTAAAATCTTAGGAAAATTGAGTGCTTTCTTTTGGAGTGGAATCTCTTCCATACAGCAGTGAGGAGAGGAGACCAGATATCATGAAGTGAAAGGATTCCATCAACTCAATGGATTTTAGCAATATTGCTTTCTATTTTGATCTATAAGCTTATGGTATGCAGTGCACCATGTTGTTTTCGAGCTCGATTATCGAGTAGTTGTTGATCACTTCAACAAACCGAAGAAAAGACATTTCGCATTTTCCATAAAGTAAACCATAATTAAGGTAACGCGACAACTAGTAGGAATATGCAAATCAGCCACAGTGAACAAATCAACGAATTTATAAAAACTTGAGTtttgttgcgaattcgatgaaaaatcacaccaataataaacttgatgtgtggaccAAGCGATAGTCAAGCAACCAAAATCGAAGTGGATATCAACAGTTATAatcacaagccaaaagtagaaaacagcgagagaaaagaagagagaacacaaaaaaatttgttgacctagtctgggggagagagcagccctccgtttcactatatgatgagtaactttacaaaagagatatcaatgggttacaagaataagtatCCCGCTTAATTCTACCAAAAaccccaatctcttcccgtaaccaagagactcaatcctaatagtgtttcccaaggtgaatcaaccctcaaaccctagtgtttgttgccaaagAGAAagtctatacaaaccctagttttgtttttgtctttctAAATcattgtttcagccccctctatctctctcaagGTTTACATCTGATGAatggtctatatttatagtaaaagcatCCCTCATAAATTGGAACTAAATCAGGCCcataaaaatacgttttatttttattcttctgcgtgaaatcgtgctccgattttttACGAATGAAAGTGCCAATTCTGCTCCGaaaaatcgtgctccgattttgacagcttcagcaaacttcaatttctccaattttgagtcactttcacaACAAGTTTGTTACAAAATGCTGGGACTAAGACTGAAATATTGTAACCTTAGCAGGGGAATGTGCTGCCATATTAGCTTTTGACTTTTTGTTCATCGGTCAAAAGACGATTgctttttagggaaaaaaaataatcgaatggtagttaactatcaATCGAAAATACATTTTAAATCGGTTcatcaatttaaaaattgttcCCGAACGTTCGGTTTCTTGGATGCCTATGTAGCAATTTCCTTGCTAGAATATCTTTATAACCTGTGCATCAACTTTAAAGTTAACTGATTTGAGGTCCATGTTTTCAGCTCATTGAAGAACCAATCCCATGACATTTCCTATGCGAACCTCGAACCTCCAAGGCTTCCGACACGATGTTGCAACAATAAACTCGCCATTTTCATCTTGTAAACTCACTATCATTAGATGAAAAAGTGGCATCAATGTTGATGTTTACTAAGTTTAGAAGTTACTTAGGTCCATTCATTAATAGAAATCAACATTTATAAGTCCTTAAGATCTAATTCAACTAACAATATCAATTTTGTTAAAGGTGATACCTTTgatgaaattgaatttaaaacCTCACAATTATGTGTTTGTTTCACATGGTGCTTTCCAATTCGTCTAagacaacaaaaaacattagaAAACGGAAATGCtcgaaagaaaagaaaaacaatatctttaaaaattaaaatgtcaaaaaattgtttttggtattTTCCAAAATGTTTTCCTTttagttagttttaattttttttaactttttgataACATCAAATTAGCTTCCATCTCATCTCATGACTAtcacaattaaaattaaattcacaGCTAGATGTCATTCCAACCATTTAGGCACAAAGCAAAATTGTAATCATGCCTTACCAACCTTTGtagttttgaaaaatcaaagaaaactgAACTTTCCCTTAGGTGGGGCAATAACTCATAATTTTGGGCTGAAATTGGATCTTCGTTCTTAATGATTGGATCTAAATTTCTTCATTCACCAACCAAAAATTcagtcaaaaaaagaaaaaaaaactcaccaaCCAACAAGGACAACGATGGAGCACATGGTCTTTTCCATTCACAAAAATACGAGACTAAACATAGAATTTCTAATTGTGacaataacttctttttttgacTCGTGAAAAAACTAGTGATTATAAAACTTCACCAGATATATTTCGGTACTAATACATTTTTGCCCAATTGTCTACCAACTTGAATTCGACTATATCTAATTCTTTGCATGTCACCACTACAAATGGCACCAAAATCTACCTtcgtaaatattttttacatgtaaaatttaattatttttttaccaagtaATTAGCTAATATTTGAAAACAAAGGTAAATaagaaatacatatatttttccttAGAAAAAAAGATATCATGTTATAAAATCGAAGTATCCGATCAACTATTTATGTTAAAGGTTTAAATCTCTTATCATTTGAACcaatttattattgaataagaGATAAATATACTATattggatttattttttttgtcaaataaattaatgagtagatctcacacaatttaattataaaaaaatgaaatattcgGGATTCGAACTTCAActcctacatataatatgcaacaTCTCtgtcaactgagttaaattTAATGGAATTAGTATATTGGATTTATAAATGTGAATTGTAGTGGTGTCTTactttatttttggaaaaagttgtgataatatattaaaatacaatattGTGGCTGGGTTAGGTGAGTATGTTATTGATTATAAAAAGCTTCTCATTGCAATTTCACTTTGTCATATTTCCCACTTATTATTACAAAGTAACGTCACACCAACTTTATCACCACCTTTCTTCTCTATCCCATTCAttctcattcattcattcacctCACCTCACCTCACCTCACCTCCCTTTACAAGAAGAAGGAATATATGCCTGCCGCTACCGCCGCCGCCGCCGCCGAATCTTCCTCAGTTTCCGGCGAAACCATATGTGTCACCGGGGCCGGTGGCTTCATCGCTTCTTGGATGGTTAAGCTCCTCTTGGAGAAAGGCTATACCGTTCGAGGAACCTTGCGAAACCCAGGTACAACAAATATTCTACTTAATTccttaatttaattcatataaatatcttgattgtgttttaattttataatataatgaaaatatCATGTTGAgatcattatatatatagtcatGATGTTTAGACCATTTAACACCTATATAATTGAAAGTATATCCGGTGTTTGTCTGACACATGACACCGACACACATGtaattacattaaattaaattatgtattttcttaaaattttatctaTGTTGCATGCTTGATGGTggtacaatatatatatatatatatatatatatatggtggtGTGTGTCTGGTGTCATCTTTTTGTGTTGAAATAACGTTTTTGGTAAGATTAGGTAAATTGCTGTTATTATATTTTGACAAAGGGCATGAATGAAAttagatataaataaatttttcagATGATCCAAAAAATGGGCACTTGAAAAAGTTGGAAGGAGCAAAAGAAAGGCTAACTTTGGTCAAAGTTGATCTCCTTGATCTTAACTCCGTTAAAGAAGCTGTTAATGGATGTCATGGTGTCTTTCACACTGCTTCTCCCGTTACAGATAACCCCgtaagttttattaatttccTCAATTTTGATTCTtccttaattgaattttttcattcttctctCTTTTAAAGGATCcaatccaaaaagaaaaataatagtattACACTATTACTCTCTATCTTAGGATGAATGTCATATTTGTAAAGAGtacatttcaaaataaatgtcatttactctttttagtataaataatattgattatattttccttttaattccATCATATCTAAGATATTATATTACACTTTGTCTTTATCGACAGTGGTGACTACATAGCCTCTAAATAATATGGtaaattttatcaaaagaaatGGCGAATATAGTTAAATACAAATAGAgtaattttagttatttttctttcgtttataattttttaatttgtggaTGATAAGTAACATATATAGTAGCATAGACACAAAATCATGTCATGTGAACATTTGAACTGATGGCAGGTCCTATTCTCACCACCAAACCTTGATTGCTTGCTTCTGTTTAGGATAATAAATTTTGTGACAACTctcttttttatattcaaattgTTTTCTTACTCTCCTCCTTATTACTTACtatatttctttatatattattatttataacttgTCTCAAAAATAATTGTTGAATAACATAGCTCttcttaataataatataatatgctcATGGgactattattctattattttaaaattttcaattgcaAAATACCAATTTGATTTTATACGAAGAAAGTTATTACACACAGGAGGAAATGGTGGAGCCAGCAGTGAATGGAGCAAAGAATGTGATCATAGCTGGTGCAGAAGCAAAAGTGAGGCGCGTGGTTTTCACATCATCAATTGGTGCAGTCTATATGGACCCCAATAGGAGTGTTGATGTAGAGGTTGATGAGTCTTGCTGGAGTGATTTGGAGTTTTGCAAGAAAACCAAggtcaataataatattcacttCATTTATATATGTAGAGGTTGATTTAGGAGTgttgattgatttgaaattttgttgATATTGTAGAATTGGTATTGCTATGGGAAAGCAGTGGCAGAAGCAGCAGCATGGGATGTAGCAAAAGAGAAAGGTGTGGATTTGGTTGTAGTGAATCCAGTTTTGGTTCTTGGACCATTGCTACAACCTACAATCAATGCAAGCACAATTCACATACTAAAATACCTAACTGGTTCAGCTAAGACCTATGCAAATGCAACACAAGCTTATGTTCATGTTAGGGATGTTGCATTAGCTCACATACTTGTTTATGAGAAACCTTCTGCTTCTGGTAGATACTTATGTGCTGAAACTTCACTTCATCGTGGGGAGCTTGTTGAAATTCTTGCTAAGTATTTCCCTGAGTACCCAATTCCTACCAAGTAAGTCACTCTTATTTCGTTATTTTGGAGACGAATTGAAAGGTGTCGTAGTTTTTTATACcaaatttgatttgtttatgtGGTCTACGTGGAGTGTATGAGTCCTTTACCAACCCCAATGTCCTCCTTATCACCAACTTCTTTCATGAATATGGGCATATGCTAAATCATTAATGCCAATAAAACTTTAATCATACATGTATGTTGTCtaaatgtaataatattttCACCTTTAATCATAGCCTCAAAATTAACTAGTTCATGTTTTACACATGCAGGTGTTCAGATGAAAAGAATCCTCGAGTGAAACCACATATCTTCTCAAATAAAAAACTGAAGGATTTGGGATTGGAATTTACACCAGTGAGTGAATGTTTATATGAAACCGTTAAGAGCCTACAAGACCAAGGTCACCTTTCTATTCCAAACAAAGAAGATTCTCTAGCAGTCAAATCCTAAACCAACCATCCTTTGTTAACAAGTTCAATTCAGGGCCAAAAAGAATCATCTTTTAGCTACCTGCGAGGCTTTAGGCTCTAGCAATTTGATACTATAAATGACCGTAATTGGATGGATAGTTGTAAGAAAGTATCATGCTAGAATTTACTATTTGtctttatgtttgaaaaataagCCCATTATATTATTGTCATCCTTATTAGTATTTTCTTGAGCATTCAACTCAATTATTTGCCATATTTGTCTCTAAGTTCAACAAGTTAAAAGTGTTTGTTATGAATAGACCCCATGCATTGtttttaccaactgagttaagttaaCGAGAACacctattatttattattaccaAATTTACAATTATCAATGGCCGCAAcaagttcaaaaataaaaaggttttaATGACGCTAAATGAAACCCTAAATCTCACTGGAAAAAGTCCTCAATATGAAAAGGAAGATAAGAAATTCTCTCAAATCTTCACAACAAATTATGGCTTCTTCCATAAAAACTAGATGCAAAACAATGGCCGCCACCAATTTCTATTTACCTGATGAGTGTTGGGAATGTGTCTTGAAATTCCTCAACGACGGCAACAACAACCGTCGTTATTTGAAATCCCTATCTGTCGTCTCGAAGCAGTTCCTCTCCATCACTAACCATCTCCGATTGTCTCACTTTCTGTGAATCAACACTTCCTTTCCTCCCTCGCCTCCTCCAAAGATTCACCAATCTCACCTCCCTCAACTTTAAATGCTCCTCTGGAAGTAACATCAACAAGCTCAACAAGCATTTTCGTCAAATCTCTCAGTTACCATTGAAAATCTCGTCACTCTATCTCTCCGACCAAAGCACCATTCCCGCGAATGGGTTGCAAGCTTTCTCCCAAACTATTAGAAATTTGACCTCTCTCATTTGTTACAACATGATATTTATTGGTATCCCTCACTTGTTGCTCATCGCTGATTGCTTCCCCGATTTGCAAGTGCttgatttgaataatttatacGGCATAACTGGAGAAGGAATGTGTCATGTTTTAAGGAGATGTTGTAACATTAGGCATTTAAACTTAGTTTGCTGTTCAAGACTGGAATTACGTGGAATAAACTTTGAAGTTCCAAAACTTGAGGTGTTGAATTTGTCAGAGACAATGGTTGATGATGAAACACTCCATGTGATCTCAAAGAGTTGTCGTGGGCTTTTGCAactattattgaaaaaatgttatCATGTCACAGATAAGGGAGTGAAACATGTGGTAGAAAATTGCACACAACTTACAGAGATCAATTTGAGGCACTGCTTTCAAGTGCATGCTAATGTTATTGTCTCGATGGTATTTTCAAGGCCATcgttgaaaaagataaatgttcCAGTTCTTTATCATATCAGTCAACAAGAGCGGGAACTCTTGTCGCGTCAAGGATGCCTTGTTTGCTAGCATTCTGAAACTGCTCTACTtaagtttgaactttgaagtgtaagatgttttttgttttcgaaTTTACTTCTTTTAGAATACTTCTTGTTGTAACACACTTTTCTCTGCTGTTACTTTTCTGaatatataaaatcaatagaaTCTCTACAGAGCATCTTTAACTACCTGCTTAAGCATTTTTCATTCATAAGATTAAATCTACCAACAAAGATGAATTTTGTAAGTAGTACATGTTGCACTGTTTCTAATGCATTTTTTATGGTCTATTGGTTTTGGTGAGGACTTTCTTGGTTTAATTTCCATGGCCAGTTTCCTCACCCTGTTTCCTTATCTCCTAATCTTTGTCAACTAACTCTCTCCAACCAAAGTTCGGTGGTGTCCGGAATAGAGAAAAAAGGATTTATTTGTGATCAACTGATTATTGGAAAGACCAATCTTGCTTTGAATTTCAACTGCCGATGCAAAATGACGATCATATTCAATTCAAATGATTTGAATTTTAGAAGGGTTTGCCATGCTATAGTTCAAATGATGGTTCATTAGAGAATGTTTTCTCTTTTGTATATTGATTGTGTTTTAAATGTCTTGCCTTTTCACTCTGCAGGTATATGTTTCCCAAATCCTAGCTTCAGTACCATCCACAAACAATGCTTTTTGACCACAAGATTCATGTTACAATACTGCTCATTCATTATCAAGTGAAGAAGTTGCAGAAACTTGCTTGGATGaccaaaaatgaatttattgaACGGTTCCTTTGATTCTTTATCATTGTGTATTTTGTCATTTGAACTCAAATATATTTGTGCTTTGATTCTTCATCATTACATATAATTAAATGAATAGATATTTTACTCAAGTTCTCATATTTGTGCTATTCGATCGGTACATGATTTCAGACTCTGCTAAGACAGATAGCAGAAATACTAAATACTTTGTCAAAATGATAGACAATTTGTATCACCAAGTATGAAGAAATACTATTTGACATTGATGCCCAACTTTATTTGCACCTTTACTTCGATCctactttttaatattttttcaaatcgAAACTTTAAAACTGCTTTTTGGCAAAAGGAAACTTAATATTTGTATGTTATCGCTTGcttaaattcttttaaagagTAGCTAAGAATCAAACAAAGCACTTCAATAGACCAAAAATGGCGGTTGAGTCTAACGAAAGATATTAATCTATCTATCAACAACGCGGTTTGAAGTTAGTAGAACTTTGCATGTTGTGCTTGAAATAAGACATGTGGAGAATATGGTCTGGTTTGGTATCCATGAAAAATGAAGGAATGGATATATGATTCATACAGTGTCGAATAACTTTAAAATGTGACTAGGGAAATGCAGTAATCAAAACCTTGGGATTTCTATATATACTAAATTAAATGGAATTGATACTATTCCCAAAAGATTTCTATATATATCATCAACAAGTAAGTTACTCCATTCTATGTATTAGGATGCTAGCAAAATTAAAAACTCATCAAAGTACTAAAACTAAGACTGTCGATTGAATATTCACATAAACTCACCACTAACTGTCAAGGCATCACATAAGAAAATATCTATCAGTCCAATAAGAGTCATAGCAAAGCTCCACTGGTGTTGGTTTTGACATAGAAGATGTAGCAGCAACTTCTGTAGAGGTTACATCAGAAGTATCATAAGCTGCCTTCCCTGTCCTGCGACGCTGTGAAGTTGATATATCATAAGTAGTATCATGAGCTTCCTTCCGTTTCCTGCCATGCTGTAAAATGGAATTATCACCAGCCTTCTTTCTTGGCAaaagtttcttcttttttccGGTCTGCTTCGTATTCCAAGCGATGTGTTCGGACTTCTGTGAAAATCCGTCATAGGTTTTCATCAAAAGTTAGCCATTAATTTGATCATCGCACTGGTGTTTCTCCCTTTCAGGTAGAATTTCCATATCATTCTCAAACAACCGATCAAGCATTGCAAACTCAGGCAGTTGAGAACAGCCTTTTGAGCGATAGAAGGCCGACAATTGGGCACGAGCACTTACAAACTCGAGTCTATCAAATTCAGTAAGTTAGGACTGAGCTAATGATTTAACAAAATTGACAAGTTCCGTCGGTTCAAAAGATGTCGCATCATTAGCATTTAACTTAGGAAGCGCTTGTCCGGGCATACAAGGACAAGACAGGCCAAACTCAACGTGCCTGGAGGCCTCTTCTAAAGCACAATCAACAGCATGGCGGAAATGTTTCAAATCGCTCTGTTTCTCCATTTGGGAGAAATGTTTATGAAATGGCTTTATCATTGACACATCATTCCAAGCAAATGTTTGATCACCAAAATATGCTATCAGGTAACAGTTTCCCTTACAGTGCCTCTTCGCCTTCACTGATGCAACTGAGGGAACATATATCTGACCAGGCCACCAAGAATGTCCCCTAACCTTTCCCCAGACTAAATCAGATACACGGTAATTAACATCGGAAAACATTGATTCCCTAGGCACCCTATCCTCTTGtgtgtttttgtttgaattaagaTCAAAACCTCGACAATCATATTGAATATTATTCGGAATACCTGCTCCAGAAATACTGATGTTTGTGGTTTGGTCTTGAATCACATTTAGTTGTGCATCTGACAGAAAGCTTGACTGTTTCAAAGACTCTTCTGCTTTGACATCAATGCCTTCCGCATATCGAATTCCATCCTGTAATCGGTAGGTTGCAACATCTGAGACACGAGAATCTTCAGAATCATCTTTAGTAACAACAAAACTATCAGCAGCTTTTAAAACACCGTCATCCTCCACAACTGCACTAAAATTTGCCAAAGCAACATCGTTCTCGTGCTTGTGCTCAGTCACATCATCTTCAACTCCTTGAACCTCATTACTCAATGCAACTTTCCCTACATTCTGACACGCCTGTTCAATCACACTTTTCTCatcttcaatcttcatcaaCCCACATGAAAATTTCCCTACTTTCCCACCACACCCTCCATCATAAACATCAAACATTCTTGAACAACTGGTTCTTCCAACATCACAGATTAGGATTTCAGAACAAGAGAGACCAACGTTAACATTAGACCTTATTATAGAGTTGAACCCCAAAACCTCATTCTCATGATGATCAAATAAATCAGCATTTGAATTCACAGCCATTAAAACAGAAAACCACCTATaacacaaaacacaaacaaacatgTGCATGCATTCATGCATTCATATTTGAActgtataaattataaaacctttataa
Proteins encoded in this window:
- the LOC25487973 gene encoding cinnamoyl-CoA reductase 1, producing MPAATAAAAAESSSVSGETICVTGAGGFIASWMVKLLLEKGYTVRGTLRNPDDPKNGHLKKLEGAKERLTLVKVDLLDLNSVKEAVNGCHGVFHTASPVTDNPEEMVEPAVNGAKNVIIAGAEAKVRRVVFTSSIGAVYMDPNRSVDVEVDESCWSDLEFCKKTKNWYCYGKAVAEAAAWDVAKEKGVDLVVVNPVLVLGPLLQPTINASTIHILKYLTGSAKTYANATQAYVHVRDVALAHILVYEKPSASGRYLCAETSLHRGELVEILAKYFPEYPIPTKCSDEKNPRVKPHIFSNKKLKDLGLEFTPVSECLYETVKSLQDQGHLSIPNKEDSLAVKS
- the LOC25487975 gene encoding uncharacterized protein → MAVNSNADLFDHHENEVLGFNSIIRSNVNVGLSCSEILICDVGRTSCSRMFDVYDGGCGGKVGKFSCGLMKIEDEKSVIEQACQNVGKVALSNEVQGVEDDVTEHKHENDVALANFSAVVEDDGVLKAADSFVVTKDDSEDSRVSDVATYRLQDGIRYAEGIDVKAEESLKQSSFLSDAQLNVIQDQTTNISISGAGIPNNIQYDCRGFDLNSNKNTQEDRVPRESMFSDVNYRVSDLVWGKVRGHSWWPGQIYVPSVASVKAKRHCKGNCYLIAYFGDQTFAWNDVSMIKPFHKHFSQMEKQSDLKHFRHAVDCALEEASRHVEFGLSCPCMPGQALPKLNANDATSFEPTELVNFVKSLAQS